A section of the Acyrthosiphon pisum isolate AL4f unplaced genomic scaffold, pea_aphid_22Mar2018_4r6ur Scaffold_21893;HRSCAF=25222, whole genome shotgun sequence genome encodes:
- the LOC103309906 gene encoding uncharacterized protein LOC103309906 — MESDTQEPIASTSGTQKPKKWAYTHKYQTAWESNAKFCKSISVSKKGDTHLHCRTCACDCKGGISAVQKHNSSKKHIELSSNGKVDSVFNMPSMIKQKAVLKNIKETEIRIVSFVVEHNIPINVSDHLVSLINSIQLQPKYLAKLTCDRTKCTAIINNVIATTGIEDLVNYLKTNKFSLLVDESTDISSVKILAMVVRTCQNFEVTDQFLTLLPVANATADSMHEAINHFFNSHEIPYQTNLIGFAADGANAMNHDG; from the coding sequence ATGGAGTCTGATACTCAAGAACCGATTGCATCTACATCTGGCACTCAAAAACCGAAGAAGTGGGCCTATACCCATAAATATCAAACGGCCTGGGAATCGAACGCCAAATTTTGCAAATCGATATCTGTTAGTAAAAAAGGAGATACACATTTGCACTGCAGGACTTGTGCATGTGATTGCAAAGGTGGCATATCAGCAGTCCAAAAACATAACAGTTCCAAAAAACACATCGAACTATCCAGTAATGGCAAAGTCGATAGTGTTTTTAATATGCCTTCGATGATTAAGCAAAAAgctgtgttaaaaaatattaaagaaactgAAATTCGGATCGTTTCATTTGTCGTTGAACACAACATTCCCATTAATGTTTCCGACCATCTAGTCAGTTTAATAAACTCCATACAACTTCAGCCTAAATATTTGGCAAAATTAACATGCGATCGGACAAAATGTACTGCTATTATCAACAATGTCATTGCGACCACTGGTATTGAAGACTTggtcaattatttaaaaactaacaagTTTTCACTGTTAGTGGATGAATCAACTGACATAAGTTCAGTTAAAATTTTAGCAATGGTAGTACGTACATGCCAGAACTTTGAAGTCACCGACCAATTTCTTACTCTACTTCCAGTAGCCAACGCTACAGCTGACAGTATGCACGAGGCAATTAACCATTTTTTCAATAGCCATGAAATACCgtatcaaacaaatttaattggtTTTGCTGCTGATGGTGCTAATGCCATGAATCATGATGGATAA